In Crassostrea angulata isolate pt1a10 chromosome 4, ASM2561291v2, whole genome shotgun sequence, one genomic interval encodes:
- the LOC128179265 gene encoding neuronal acetylcholine receptor subunit alpha-6-like, giving the protein MNRFSLLLYFSFAFLLSGVDGSTPAQVNNLISTLLQGYDKRTRPITDQDKAVKVDISFYLSIVNDIDEVAEKFVTTGWLHLSWTDQNLVWDSTTNNIYSIHLNQNDIWKPDVVLKNGFTKFKEMGGSFYYIPIDPSGFVSWFPYEVFETRCSIDITHFPYDKQTCQIVFVVWSYSVSQVEIVNTLSGVDFYEYEENSVWTILDTDSYVNKDKYESEIIFKIELQRKPKYFVMNIILPVLCLSLLSLLVFLIPVDAGEKMGYSITVFLSFAVFLSIISAELPVNSESTSTLSFYLVLQMGVGTLVLVISAIQLRLHHRKTTADMSQIFRKMVKLERCLRCKSGCCLSKKVQVRAIEKNEIEEQEIHTDDDIEWTDVTSAIDFFGFWLFFIFNIVVTSYLFISIISS; this is encoded by the exons ATGAACAGGTTTTCGCTTCTGTTGTACTTTTCATTCGCATTTCTTCTCTCTGGAGTCGACGGCAGTACTCCCGCACAGGTGAACAATTTGATCTCGACACTACTCCAAGGCTATGACAAGAGGACCAGACCTATCACTGATCAGGACAAAGCCGTCAAAGTGGACATCAGTTTTTATCTTTCCATTGTCAACGACATCGATGAGGTAGCAGAGAAATTCGTCACCACCGGATGGCTTCATCTATCTTGGACAGACCAGAACTTAGTGTGGGATTCAACGACGAATAACATATACTCAATTCACCTGAACCAG AATGATATATGGAAACCGgatgtagttttaaaaaatggtttcaCTAAATTTAAAGAGATGGGCGGAAGTTTCTACTACATTCCTATCGATCCTTCTGGTTTTGTGTCGTGGTTTCCTTACGAGGTGTTTGAAACCAGATGTTCTATTGATATCACTCACTTTCCATACGATAAACAAACGTGCCAAATCGTTTTCGTCGTGTGGAGTTACTCAGTCAGTCAAGTCGAAATTGTGAACACTCTTTCTGGTGTCGATTTTTATGAGTATGAAGAGAACAGTGTTTGGACAATTCTGGACACTGATTCATATGTTAACAAAGATAAATATGAATCAGAAATTATCTTCAAAATTGAACTGCAAAGAAAGCcgaaatattttgtcatgaatataATTCTTCCTGTCCTTTGCCTTAGTCTGCTCAGCTTGTTAGTTTTCCTGATACCTGTGGATGCTGGAGAGAAGATGGGATACTCCATTACCGTATTTCTATCGTTTGCGGTTTTCCTGTCCATAATCAGCGCCGAATTACCGGTAAACTCAGAGAGTACCTCCACATTAAGCTTCTATCTTGTTCTTCAAATGGGTGTAGGTACTCTAGTACTGGTCATCTCAGCCATACAACTTCGTCTGCATCACAGAAAAACTACCGCTGATATGTCTCAAATCTTCAGAAAAATGGTGAAGCTTGAAAGATGTCTGCGCTGTAAATCAGGCTGTTGTCTTTCAAAGAAAGTACAAGTACGTGCGATTGAAAAAAATGAGATCGAAGAACAGGAAATTCATACGGATGACGACATTGAGTGGACTGATGTCACATCCGCTATTGACTTTTTTGGTTTCtggttgttttttattttcaacattgtTGTAACCTCATATCTCTTCATTTCAATTATATCATCGTAG
- the LOC128181152 gene encoding neuronal acetylcholine receptor subunit alpha-3-like → MSRGSQLYLGYLWLILAFCGGPGVLVDSQTPDDVNMLLSDLFTNYNPRVRPVQNQMDPVVMDVSLYLFSVNEVDEVNEKLVTTGFLDLKWNDALLQWDPNSHSGIDLLNLPQKDIWRPDLVLKNGFTKFKELGGDHYYLTINYTGDVFWYPYEVFQTRCAIDITYFPFDEQTCDISFIVWCYTASEVVITKSSNGVNEYEYEENAIWTIVDTDSEVKTESFESQITFSITLQRKPRYYVINIIVPIVCLGFLSQLVFVVPTEAGEKMSYAVTVFLSFAVFLTMISADLPKNSESTSVLSVYLVVQMMSGALVLVISAMELRLHHRKTTNQMSLIFVGIVKADRRLRCVTSCRSSEKVASTLVEELDLQAEKNSKGSNSDIEWSDVTSSIDFFCFWVFLMLNVSVTLFLFLYISGTI, encoded by the exons ATGTCGAGAGGGAGCCAGCTATATCTAGGATACTTGTGGCTGATCCTCGCGTTTTGTGGAGGCCCTGGGGTATTGGTGGACAGCCAGACCCCGGACGACGTGAACATGTTACTGAGCGACCTGTTCACTAACTACAACCCCAGAGTCCGCCCCGTGCAGAACCAGATGGACCCAGTGGTTATGGACGTCAGCCTGTATCTGTTCAGCGTTAACGAGGTGGACGAAGTCAACGAGAAACTGGTGACCACGGGGTTCCTGGACTTGAAGTGGAACGACGCTCTCCTGCAGTGGGACCCCAACAGTCACAGCGGTATAGATCTACTGAATCTCCCACAG AAAGACATTTGGAGACCAGACTTGGTTCTAAAGAATGGTTTCACCAAGTTCAAAGAGTTAGGAGGCGACCATTATTACCTAACTATAAACTATACTGGTGACGTGTTTTGGTACCCGTATGAAGTATTTCAAACACGATGCGCGATTGACATCACCTACTTTCCGTTCGACGAGCAGACATGTGATATATCCTTTATCGTTTGGTGTTACACGGCCTCTGAAGTCGTCATTACGAAGTCTAGCAACGGAGTCAACGAATATGAGTACGAGGAGAACGCCATTTGGACAATAGTCGACACAGATTCCGAAGTTAAGACGGAATCGTTTGAATCCCAAATAACCTTCAGCATCACTTTGCAACGGAAGCCTCGATattacgtcatcaatataaTCGTTCCTATCGTCTGCTTGGGATTCTTGAGTCAGCTGGTCTTCGTAGTTCCCACGGAGGCAGGAGAGAAGATGTCGTACGCCGTCACAGTGTTTCTGTCCTTTGCAGTGTTCCTGACGATGATCAGCGCTGATCTACCAAAGAACTCAGAGAGCACGTCCGTACTCAGTGTGTACCTTGTTGTACAGATGATGTCAGGGGCGCTGGTTCTCGTGATCTCCGCCATGGAGCTTCGATTACATCACAGGAAAACCACCAATCAGATGTCACTCATTTTTGTGGGTATTGTCAAAGCGGATCGACGATTGAGATGTGTCACATCCTGTCGATCCTCTGAAAAGGTTGCTAGCACTTTGGTAGAGGAGTTGGACTTACAAGCAGAAAAGAATTCGAAGGGATCTAACTCTGATATCGAGTGGAGCGACGTCACGTCATCGATTGACTTTTTTTGTTTCTGGGTATTTTTGATGCTAAATGTTAGTgtaacattatttttgtttctgtatATTTCAGGAACTATTTGA